The sequence CTTAAAGTTAAAACTAACAAAATTGCAATCATAGTTACAAAGTAAAGTATGTTTTGTATTAGTGTTCTACTTTCTTGTTCTTCCCCCATATCAAACGACTGAGGAGTACGATTTTCTTCTTCCTTTTTAAAGATAATAGCCATTAGTAATCCAATAATTATAGCAAAAATAATAGCACCTATAGCTCTTGCAATTCCAAGTTCAGGCCCTAATACTCTTGCCGTTAAAACTATAGCTAATAAGTTTATAGCTGGCCCTGAATATAGAAAGGCTATTGCCGGACCAATACCAGCTCCTCGTTTATAAATTCCTGCAAACAGTGGTAAAATAGTACAAGAACAAACTGCTAATAAAATTCCAGAAACTGAAGCAACTGAATATGATACTATTTTTTTAGCTTGAGCACCAAAATATTTTAAAACTGCACCTTGAGAAACAAAGTTTGCTATAGCACCTGCTACAAAAAAAGCTGGAATCAAGCAGGTCAGCACATGTTCTTGAACATAATACTGGAGCATGTAGAAACCTTCCATAATAGAATCAATAACATGCTGATTATCAAAAGGTATAAAATACGCTCCAATAAAAACAGTTACTAAAATCAAAAGTTTTTTTATATTCTCTTTCATAAATACACCTCCACATTCAAAGGTGGAGACTGTTTCTTACAGTCCCCCACCCGCTTTTAAGTTTAACTTATAAGTTTACCGACTTCCTCTTTAGAAGGCACCTTACCTGATACCTTAACTTCTCCATCGATTACTAAACCAGGTGTCATTAATACACCTGCATCTGTAATCTTGTTCATGTCTGTCACCTTTTCTAGATCTGCTTCTACTCCTTTTTCTGCTAGAACCTCTTTCACTAGATTATAAAGCTTTTCACAGTTAGGACAACCTGGTCCCATTACTTGAATTTTCATAATAAAGCCCTCCTTTTTTTTATATATAAAGAAGATTCTTTAGAGAACCCTCTTTAAAATCAAAAGTACAATACTTATCTTTTCGGATCACGTTTATCAGGTTCTATTGCCAATGAAGCAAAGATTTCATCCACTTTAAGCTGAAGACCTTCAACACTCTCTTTATCAACACAATAGAAAATCCATTTTCCAGCTTTTCTGCTCTTAATTAAATTTAAATTCTTTAGTACTTTTAGATGATGTGAAGCTGTAGATTGGGACATATCCATTTTTGCCATGACTTCACAAACACATAATTCACTATCACTTAAAAGTGATAATATTTCTAGTCTATTTTGATCACCCAAAGCTTTAAAGGTCTCTGCAATATTATTCATATATCCACCACCTATTGTGATTTTTATCACGCATCGACATATCCAAATTCATCGATTTAATTCGATTATACAATTACCAATTTCTAATGTCAATACTTCTCAATTAAATTTGTAATTGTTCTGTGATATTGTCACCCTAAGACTGTGCTAATTAGATATATAATACTTGCTAAAGTAGGAATTAGTAGTATTGGATATATATTTAGCAAGAGGTGTAGGTAAAATAATTGGAGGGTTGACCGGTGGTCTTTTAGCAAATTTAAAAGAAGAAAAAGTTGAAAAAAGATGAAAAACTCCTAAAAATCCTGACATTGTAGAAAACTTGTAATCACACCATAAGCTAAAGTTACAAAAGAACTTTTGCTGATGATCAATTATTTGTTTTTTCAATCTCAGTTTTTTGACGTGTCAACTAAATTAGACTTCCTAGAAGTAAATCTACTTGTAAATGTAGTGCCCAAGGTATAGCGAAATGTAACCATTCACGCTCTTTTTCCAGCCCGACTGCTTCAGATTGGCACAAATTAGGGAAAGATTCTTCAACAGATACCATCTCTACAAATCTTTTAGGGGGTTATGTAGATGTTTCTTTAATAAGTGAAAATAACATTGCATATTAATGCACTCTATTATTTAACTATCTATTACAACCACTCGCAGTTACAAAAGCCACACCACTTGCAACAAATAAAAGAATAATATTCTGCAGCTATTAATATTACCATAGATTTTTCTCCGAAAGAGATATAATTAAATGTTTCATGAGCAACAGCAAATCCCCAGCCATAATAGAAAGCGAGACCACAAAGAAGCATAGATATAATTGGAAAAAAGCAACATACCAGCAAAAATTTACATAAAATCTATCAACTGACGTCCTGAAGTAAACCCTCCACTAAATGAGTAGTGAATTAAACAAAGGCCAGATCAGCAGTAGGACGTAACAAGCTTTTCATTGCCCCCACTCTCTTTCACAATAAATCTATAGAAGCCTTTAATAATTCACTACTGCACATTGAACTGCCCCATGTCAAGTAGACAGTGGAAATAATAAAAACACAATTAAGCGACTAGACCCCAATATTCCATTGGGCTCTGGTCGTTTAGTTTTTCTTGTAGTCTCTCATATTTATAGAAATATATGTACTCGTTAATAGCATCATTTAGCTCTTCAAAGGTTGTATAGCTTTTTAAATAATACTTTTCACACTTTTTTATTCCAAAGAAGCCTTCCATCGGACCATTATCAATACACTTTCCCACCCTAGACATACTCTGGGTTATTTTAGCAACATCTAGCTTCTTTTTAAATTGCTTAGACGTATATTGAAATCCTCGGTCACTATGGAATAAAGGCTTTGCCCCAGGGGAAAATGTCAAAGCCTTATCAAGAGTTTTAAATACTAGTTGATTGTTGTTGGAGTGCCCAAAAACATATGCAACAATAGACCTGTCATACAAGTCTAAAATAGCTCTTAGATAAGCCTTTTGATTATTGGCATACCTAAATTCAGTCACATCAGTTAGCCACTTTTGATTAGGGCTTTGAGCTTTAAAATCACGATTTAGTATATTCTCTGCGATGTGCTGGAGTAGACTTTACGTAACGCTTCTTTTTCCTGCGGATTACTGATTTTAAACCTACAATTTTCATAAGGCGATATATAACGTTTATGGTTAAACTTTTTCCAAAGCTTTTTATTTAAGTTTCTCTTTAACCTTCTATAGCCGTAGGTTTCGTCTACCTTTTCGTAAAGCTTGACCATTTCTTTGATTAATATCTTATTTTCAGCTTCGATTTTAGTTTCCTTTCTATTCGTCCACTTGTAATACGCAGAGCGAGAAATACCAGCAATAGCACATAGTAGGACGATCGAAAGCTGTTGTTCATCATGTAATTGTTTGACTGCAATATACTTGTTTTCCTGTCTAATACTACTTAATAGCACCTCCTTTCGAGTTCTTCCAACTTTTTTAAGAAGGTATTCTCCGCTCTTAACCTCTCATTTTCTGCCTTAATTCTCTTCATCTCAAGCTGAACCTTTTCCTCTGGTGTTAATTCCTCTTGATCTTTTTTTCTTCCTCACCGGTCTTTTAAGGCATCCTCACCGCCAGACTCATACTTCTTAACCCACTGATATACTTGCTGATAAGAAACCTTATATGTATCTGCAGTACCTTGATAGTCCAGTCCATTTGAAATACAAGATAATACGATTTCTATTTTTTCTTTCCAAGTAG comes from Natranaerobius trueperi and encodes:
- a CDS encoding permease, which codes for MKENIKKLLILVTVFIGAYFIPFDNQHVIDSIMEGFYMLQYYVQEHVLTCLIPAFFVAGAIANFVSQGAVLKYFGAQAKKIVSYSVASVSGILLAVCSCTILPLFAGIYKRGAGIGPAIAFLYSGPAINLLAIVLTARVLGPELGIARAIGAIIFAIIIGLLMAIIFKKEEENRTPQSFDMGEEQESRTLIQNILYFVTMIAILLVLTLSEPTNPESFWGLLYGLRWYVVIVLLAFLGVMLYSWFNKSERISWVESTWSFAQQIFPLLFAGVFIAGILMGRPESDAGLIPAHYIESLVGGNSVQANFIASIIGSVMYFATLTEVPILEGLMGSGMGSGPALSLLLAGPALSLPNMLVIKSVLGTKKTAVFVVLVVIMATTAGLIYGNLIVS
- a CDS encoding thioredoxin family protein, which translates into the protein MKIQVMGPGCPNCEKLYNLVKEVLAEKGVEADLEKVTDMNKITDAGVLMTPGLVIDGEVKVSGKVPSKEEVGKLIS
- a CDS encoding ArsR/SmtB family transcription factor encodes the protein MNNIAETFKALGDQNRLEILSLLSDSELCVCEVMAKMDMSQSTASHHLKVLKNLNLIKSRKAGKWIFYCVDKESVEGLQLKVDEIFASLAIEPDKRDPKR